A genomic stretch from Aliidongia dinghuensis includes:
- a CDS encoding APC family permease, with amino-acid sequence MFGKKLAAWVVGHPRDALAPGVRHHMALAAFVAWVGLGADGLSSANYGPEEAFLALGGNTHLAVYLALATALTVFLISLGYNQVIELFPSGGGGYKVATTLIGPHAGLVSGAALIVDYALTIAISVASGVDALFSLLPLEFQGLKLGVEVAITLVLMVLNLRGVKEPLHLLVPIFIGFVLTHGALIIYGIAYHAPMIPDIAPATWHETQHFAGQVGWFSVIAVLLKAYSLGGGTYTGIEAVSNNVNILKEPRVRTGRWTMVYMALSLSFMAGGLIILYVLWEVRAVEGQTLNAVVFNTILGTIFGAGSTLSHSILTLVLVFAAGILFVASNTGFLGGPAVLANMAVDRWVPHQFSQLSNRLVTQNGVLVMAVAAIVTLLITHGDVDVLVVLYSINVFVTFTLCLYGLCVHWWGERKQHPNALGHLVLAALACFVTGSILIVTLFAKFTEGGWLTVCVTSCVVALGIAIRRHYSRTSQQLAKVDALFATAVPSQRDVPEPEMDKNQPTAVFMIGRSLGAGMHTLLSLRKLFPQQFRNFVFVSVGEVDSESFRGDARLHELQAEVSATLEHFASYCRQRGLSSATFESFGPDIIFEINKLVDQVLAEFPNSVFFSSTLIFDDENWAIRQLHNGTALTIQQRLHRRGIPMVILPMNL; translated from the coding sequence ATGTTCGGTAAGAAGCTTGCGGCCTGGGTGGTCGGACATCCGCGCGATGCGCTCGCCCCCGGCGTTCGCCATCACATGGCGCTCGCCGCCTTCGTCGCCTGGGTCGGTCTCGGCGCCGACGGCCTGTCCTCGGCCAATTACGGCCCGGAGGAAGCCTTTCTGGCGTTGGGCGGCAATACCCATCTCGCGGTCTATCTGGCGCTCGCCACCGCCCTCACCGTCTTCCTGATCTCGCTCGGCTACAACCAGGTGATCGAGCTGTTCCCGTCGGGCGGCGGCGGCTACAAGGTCGCGACAACGCTGATCGGACCGCACGCCGGCCTCGTGTCCGGCGCGGCACTGATCGTCGACTATGCGCTCACCATCGCGATCTCGGTCGCAAGCGGGGTCGATGCGCTGTTCAGCCTGCTGCCTCTCGAGTTCCAGGGCCTGAAGCTTGGCGTCGAGGTCGCGATCACGCTGGTGCTGATGGTCCTGAACCTGCGCGGCGTCAAGGAACCGCTGCATCTCCTGGTGCCGATCTTCATCGGCTTCGTGCTCACGCACGGCGCGCTCATCATCTACGGCATCGCCTATCACGCGCCGATGATCCCCGACATCGCGCCTGCGACCTGGCACGAGACCCAGCATTTCGCGGGCCAGGTCGGCTGGTTCAGCGTGATCGCCGTGTTGCTCAAAGCCTATTCGCTCGGCGGCGGCACCTATACCGGCATCGAGGCCGTCTCGAACAACGTCAACATCCTGAAGGAGCCGCGCGTCAGGACCGGCCGCTGGACCATGGTCTACATGGCGCTGTCGCTGTCCTTCATGGCCGGCGGCCTTATCATCCTCTATGTGCTGTGGGAGGTGCGCGCGGTCGAGGGCCAGACGCTCAATGCCGTCGTGTTCAACACGATCCTCGGCACGATCTTCGGCGCGGGGTCGACGCTCAGCCACAGCATCCTGACGCTCGTCCTGGTGTTCGCCGCCGGCATCCTGTTCGTCGCATCCAACACGGGCTTCCTCGGCGGACCGGCGGTGCTCGCCAACATGGCGGTCGACCGCTGGGTCCCGCACCAGTTCAGCCAATTGTCGAACCGGCTTGTCACCCAGAACGGCGTGCTGGTCATGGCCGTCGCCGCGATCGTGACGCTGCTCATCACCCACGGCGATGTCGACGTGCTGGTCGTGCTCTACAGCATCAACGTGTTCGTGACCTTCACGCTCTGCCTCTACGGCCTGTGCGTGCACTGGTGGGGCGAGCGCAAGCAGCACCCGAACGCGCTCGGCCATCTGGTCCTGGCGGCGCTCGCCTGCTTCGTCACCGGCTCGATCCTGATCGTGACGCTGTTCGCGAAATTCACCGAGGGCGGCTGGCTCACCGTCTGCGTTACGAGCTGTGTCGTCGCCCTCGGCATCGCGATCCGCCGGCACTACAGCCGGACGAGCCAGCAGCTCGCCAAGGTCGACGCGCTGTTCGCGACCGCCGTCCCGTCGCAGCGCGACGTGCCGGAACCGGAGATGGACAAGAACCAGCCGACCGCCGTGTTCATGATCGGCCGCTCGCTCGGCGCCGGCATGCACACGCTCCTGTCGCTGCGCAAGCTGTTCCCGCAGCAGTTCCGCAACTTCGTCTTCGTCTCGGTCGGCGAGGTCGATTCCGAAAGCTTCCGCGGCGACGCGCGCTTGCACGAACTGCAGGCCGAAGTATCGGCGACGCTTGAGCATTTCGCCTCCTATTGTCGCCAACGCGGCCTGTCGTCGGCGACGTTCGAGAGCTTCGGACCCGACATCATTTTCGAGATCAACAAGCTCGTCGATCAGGTACTGGCTGAATTCCCCAACAGCGTATTCTTTTCCTCGACTCTGATTTTTGATGATGAAAATTGGGCGATTCGCCAGCTCCATAACGGAACCGCGTTGACAATCCAGCAGCGTCTGCATCGGCGCGGCATTCCGATGGTCATTCTTCCAATGAATCTGTGA
- a CDS encoding Zn-dependent hydrolase, producing MDNLRIDGARLWRTLMETAEIGGTPKGGINRQALTDLDAEVRHKLIAWAKEAGCAVTIDRMGNIFARRPGRDPSLPPVAVGSHLDTQPTGGKFDGILGVLAGLELIRTLNDAGYETEAPIELINWTNEEGARFAPAMLASGVFAGRFELDYALARPDRDGKLFGEELERIGFAGETPCGDHPLAAFFELHIEQGPILEAEEKTIGVVTGVQGIRWYKFSITGQDSHAGTTPMSHRHDAFQGLARFAVALDRIARDEGGGAVATIGVVEVGPGSPNVVPGTAAATIDLRHPDDAALDRMEAAFRAVAAEIAQDLGIEVRFDATWAAPAVRFDQDCIAAVRAAAEAGGFGHRDIVSGAGHDAAHLAAVTPTAMVFVPCADGISHNEAESITAADATAGANVLLQAVLSVANRRAR from the coding sequence ATGGACAATTTGCGGATCGACGGTGCCCGGCTCTGGCGCACCCTCATGGAAACGGCCGAAATCGGCGGCACGCCCAAGGGCGGCATCAATCGCCAGGCGCTGACCGATCTCGATGCCGAGGTGCGCCACAAGCTGATCGCCTGGGCCAAGGAGGCGGGCTGCGCCGTCACGATCGACCGGATGGGCAACATCTTCGCGCGCCGGCCGGGGCGCGATCCGTCACTGCCGCCGGTCGCGGTCGGCAGTCATCTCGACACGCAGCCGACCGGCGGCAAATTCGACGGCATCCTGGGCGTGCTGGCCGGGCTCGAACTCATCCGTACGCTCAACGACGCCGGCTATGAGACCGAGGCGCCGATCGAACTCATCAACTGGACGAACGAGGAGGGCGCGCGCTTCGCCCCGGCCATGCTCGCGTCGGGCGTCTTCGCCGGCCGGTTCGAGCTCGACTATGCGCTCGCCCGCCCGGATCGGGACGGCAAGCTGTTCGGCGAAGAGCTCGAGCGCATCGGCTTCGCCGGTGAGACACCGTGCGGCGACCATCCGCTCGCCGCCTTCTTCGAGCTGCATATCGAGCAGGGACCGATCCTCGAGGCCGAAGAAAAGACGATCGGCGTCGTGACCGGCGTGCAGGGCATCCGCTGGTACAAGTTCTCGATCACCGGCCAGGACAGCCACGCCGGCACAACGCCCATGAGCCATCGGCACGACGCGTTCCAGGGCCTGGCCCGCTTCGCGGTGGCACTCGACCGGATCGCGCGCGACGAGGGCGGCGGCGCGGTCGCGACCATCGGCGTGGTCGAGGTCGGTCCGGGCTCGCCCAATGTCGTGCCGGGCACGGCAGCGGCCACCATCGACCTGCGCCACCCGGACGATGCGGCGCTCGACCGGATGGAGGCGGCGTTCCGTGCGGTGGCGGCCGAGATTGCCCAGGACCTGGGGATCGAGGTCCGGTTCGACGCGACCTGGGCGGCGCCCGCCGTGCGCTTCGATCAGGATTGCATCGCCGCCGTGCGCGCCGCGGCCGAGGCCGGCGGTTTTGGCCATCGCGACATCGTGAGCGGCGCCGGGCACGACGCCGCTCATCTGGCCGCCGTGACGCCGACCGCCATGGTGTTCGTGCCCTGCGCGGACGGCATCAGCCACAACGAGGCCGAGAGCATCACCGCGGCTGATGCGACGGCCGGCGCCAACGTGCTGCTGCAGGCGGTGCTGAGCGTCGCCAACCGGCGCGCCCGGTAG
- a CDS encoding CC0125/CC1285 family lipoprotein, with protein MFSRSAAGALLGALGLLLAACAAQPTYPLLTPVDVARSFGYSDIRLPDGRYEVSYVAPAQQGYGYRFDQSPTERMGKSLAFDMAIWRAAQIAQAQGYRGFSVADTRSNSDIQQRAGYYDDPWDGPWGPGPWGPGPYWGWHRPPYGWGGAYYNPPETSVQVEVKLAVALSNDLKPGDYDAADAIQQLRRTYPGADGGVAAPPSPAAGPTVAPVPGAPVPGSAPAPAPLPWQQQPTTPKS; from the coding sequence ATGTTTTCACGCTCTGCGGCGGGCGCTCTGCTCGGCGCGCTTGGCCTTCTGCTGGCGGCCTGTGCCGCCCAGCCCACCTATCCGTTGCTGACGCCGGTCGATGTCGCGCGCAGCTTCGGCTATTCGGATATCCGGCTCCCGGATGGGCGGTACGAGGTGAGCTATGTGGCGCCGGCCCAGCAGGGCTACGGCTATCGCTTCGACCAGAGCCCGACCGAGCGCATGGGTAAGTCGCTCGCCTTCGACATGGCGATCTGGCGTGCCGCCCAGATCGCGCAGGCACAAGGCTATCGCGGCTTCTCCGTCGCCGACACGCGGTCGAATTCCGACATTCAGCAACGTGCCGGCTACTATGACGACCCGTGGGACGGGCCGTGGGGCCCTGGCCCCTGGGGCCCGGGGCCCTATTGGGGCTGGCACCGTCCGCCCTACGGCTGGGGTGGCGCCTATTACAATCCGCCGGAGACCTCGGTCCAAGTTGAGGTCAAGCTGGCGGTGGCGCTGTCGAACGATCTGAAGCCCGGCGACTATGACGCGGCGGACGCGATCCAGCAGCTGCGCCGGACCTACCCCGGCGCCGACGGTGGCGTCGCGGCTCCGCCGTCGCCCGCTGCCGGCCCGACCGTGGCGCCGGTTCCTGGGGCGCCAGTTCCCGGATCGGCGCCGGCACCGGCGCCGCTGCCCTGGCAGCAGCAACCCACCACCCCGAAAAGCTGA
- a CDS encoding NAD-dependent epimerase/dehydratase family protein encodes MRILVTGSSGWLGQTLVPRLRRDGHQVVGLDPVPSPLTEIVGTIADRAMVRAAMRDFGIEAVIHSGALHKPNIETHERSDFVAVNIQGTLNLLEEAVAAGSTVNRFVMTSTTSLMISKTVRAGRDGGAERAAWITEELAPLQPRNIYGVTKYAAEHLCRLTHELHGLPVVVLRTGRFFPEEDDMAHAISQSGENTKANELLFRRATVEDMAEAHVAALAKAPDLGFDNFIIAPRTPFTRADCAGLIHDAPAVVRRYFPHYPEIYARRGWTMFQSIDRVYDATKAAERLGFACRTGFGEMLAALES; translated from the coding sequence ATGCGGATCTTGGTGACCGGATCGTCGGGCTGGCTCGGACAGACGCTGGTGCCGCGGCTGAGGCGTGATGGCCATCAGGTGGTCGGGCTCGACCCGGTGCCCTCGCCCTTGACCGAGATCGTCGGCACGATCGCCGACCGCGCCATGGTCCGCGCGGCAATGCGCGATTTCGGCATCGAGGCCGTCATTCATTCAGGCGCATTGCACAAGCCGAATATCGAGACGCACGAGCGGTCGGACTTCGTGGCGGTCAATATCCAGGGCACGTTGAACCTGCTCGAGGAGGCGGTCGCCGCCGGCTCGACCGTCAACCGTTTCGTCATGACCTCGACGACATCGCTCATGATTTCCAAGACGGTACGCGCCGGGCGCGACGGCGGCGCCGAACGCGCCGCCTGGATCACCGAGGAACTGGCGCCGCTCCAGCCCCGCAACATTTATGGCGTCACCAAATACGCCGCCGAGCATCTCTGCCGCCTCACCCACGAGCTTCATGGCTTACCGGTCGTAGTGCTGCGCACCGGCCGGTTCTTCCCCGAGGAGGACGACATGGCCCATGCCATCAGCCAGTCGGGCGAGAACACCAAGGCAAACGAGCTCCTGTTCCGCCGCGCTACGGTCGAAGACATGGCCGAGGCTCATGTGGCAGCGCTCGCAAAGGCGCCGGACCTGGGCTTCGACAATTTCATCATCGCGCCGCGCACGCCCTTCACTCGGGCCGACTGCGCCGGGTTGATTCACGACGCGCCCGCCGTCGTTCGGCGCTATTTCCCGCACTATCCGGAGATCTACGCGCGCCGCGGCTGGACTATGTTCCAGTCGATCGACCGGGTCTACGATGCAACCAAGGCGGCGGAGCGGCTGGGGTTCGCGTGCCGGACGGGATTCGGGGAGATGCTGGCGGCACTGGAGTCATAG
- a CDS encoding MFS transporter, producing MAGSARTLGGGEKLVIFASSLGTVFEWYDFYLYGSLAPNISKQFFSAVNPTAAFIFTLLAFAAGFFVRPFGALVFGRLGDLVGRKYTFLVTIMIMGLSTTAVAILPGYASIGIVAPVLLIGLRLFQGLALGGEYGGAATYVAEHAPMGKRGIFTSWIQTTATLGLFLSLLVIIACRLSLAPADFDAWGWRVPFGISLALLAISVWIRLKLDESPVFKRMKEEGKGSHAPLTESFLHWGNAKVVILALVGLTAGQAVVWYTGQFYALFFLTQTLKVDAQTAQLLIAAALAIGTPFFLVFGGLSDRIGRKPIIMAGCLLAVITYFPLFQGLTHYANPALEAAQAKAPVTVIADPADCSFQFNPVGTAKFTNSCDVAKAVLVSRGVPYENQAAAAGAVAQIKIGDQVIDAYAAAEAKDKAPVFTKAVGDAVGAAGYPAKADPTRIDYVMTTLLLVVMVLYVTMVYGPIAALLVELFPTRIRYTSMSLPYHIGNGWFGGFLPATSFAIVASTGNIYSGLWYPIIVAAVTFVVGMLFVPETKDRSIID from the coding sequence ATGGCAGGTTCCGCTCGCACGCTGGGGGGCGGCGAGAAGCTGGTGATCTTCGCCTCTTCGCTCGGCACCGTGTTCGAGTGGTATGACTTCTACCTATACGGTTCGCTCGCACCGAATATCAGCAAGCAATTCTTCTCTGCGGTGAACCCGACCGCAGCTTTCATCTTCACGTTGCTCGCCTTCGCCGCCGGCTTCTTCGTCCGCCCGTTCGGCGCCCTCGTGTTCGGCCGCCTGGGCGATCTCGTCGGTCGCAAATACACGTTCCTCGTCACCATCATGATCATGGGCCTGTCGACCACAGCGGTCGCGATCCTGCCGGGCTATGCCAGCATCGGCATCGTGGCGCCGGTCTTGCTGATCGGCCTGCGCCTGTTCCAGGGCCTCGCCCTCGGCGGCGAGTACGGCGGTGCAGCGACCTACGTCGCCGAGCATGCACCGATGGGCAAGCGCGGCATCTTCACCTCGTGGATCCAGACCACGGCGACGCTCGGCCTGTTCCTGTCGCTGCTCGTCATCATCGCCTGCCGGCTCTCGTTGGCACCCGCCGATTTCGACGCCTGGGGCTGGCGCGTGCCGTTCGGCATCTCGCTGGCGCTGCTCGCGATCTCGGTCTGGATCCGCTTGAAGCTCGATGAATCGCCGGTGTTCAAGCGGATGAAGGAGGAGGGCAAAGGCTCGCACGCGCCGCTCACCGAGTCCTTCCTGCACTGGGGCAATGCCAAGGTCGTCATCCTGGCGCTGGTCGGCTTGACCGCGGGCCAGGCAGTCGTCTGGTACACGGGCCAGTTCTACGCGCTGTTCTTCCTGACCCAGACGCTCAAGGTCGACGCCCAGACGGCGCAACTGCTGATCGCGGCGGCGCTCGCCATCGGCACGCCGTTCTTCCTGGTGTTCGGCGGCCTGTCGGACCGGATCGGCCGCAAGCCGATCATCATGGCCGGCTGCCTCCTGGCCGTGATCACCTACTTCCCGCTGTTCCAGGGGCTGACCCACTACGCCAACCCGGCACTCGAAGCCGCCCAGGCCAAGGCGCCGGTGACGGTGATCGCGGATCCGGCCGACTGCTCGTTCCAGTTCAACCCGGTCGGCACGGCCAAGTTCACCAACAGCTGCGACGTCGCCAAGGCGGTGCTCGTCTCCCGCGGCGTGCCCTACGAGAACCAGGCCGCCGCGGCCGGCGCGGTCGCCCAGATCAAGATCGGCGACCAGGTGATCGACGCCTATGCCGCCGCCGAAGCCAAGGACAAGGCCCCGGTCTTCACCAAGGCGGTGGGCGATGCCGTGGGCGCAGCGGGTTACCCGGCCAAGGCCGACCCGACCAGGATCGACTACGTGATGACCACGCTGCTGCTCGTCGTCATGGTGCTCTACGTCACCATGGTCTACGGGCCGATCGCAGCACTGCTGGTCGAGCTGTTCCCGACCCGCATCCGCTATACCTCGATGTCCCTGCCCTACCATATCGGCAACGGCTGGTTCGGCGGCTTCCTGCCGGCCACGTCCTTCGCCATCGTCGCCTCGACCGGCAACATCTACTCAGGCCTCTGGTACCCGATCATCGTTGCCGCGGTCACCTTCGTGGTGGGCATGCTGTTCGTGCCGGAAACGAAGGACCGTTCGATCATCGACTGA
- a CDS encoding MATE family efflux transporter, with amino-acid sequence MGKATARVNADGCMAGPTPGWHRRIVVLALPIVLANLSVPLLSAVDTAVAGHLPDQASLGGVALGGLFFNAMIWGLGFLRMATTGLVAQALGAGNAEEMRLVQLRALFLAILLGLAILMLRHPLIDGALDLLGGSAAVTEAARAYCDTRIWSAPAALANSVVLGYLLGTQRAKLGFGLQLLLNFFNMVLAIGLVYGLGLGVAGIGAATAMADGLGLVIGLGVLWRLRPHGLPPFEPSVLWARAPLVRLFGINRDIFLRTACLIGVTSLFARLGAGLGDTVLAGNAVLLNFQTFTSFGLDGFAYAAEALVGVAVGARDRSSLRAASRISMFWAVLSAAGFSLAYLAAGPMVIDGLTNQAVVRAIARDYLPWAIVLPVVSVWGFQFDGIFIGATRARELRNGMVVSLAAFLAAAFALMPIAGNHGLWGAYALFMAVRGICLAWFYPRIGAEWGDRPPQPAFVE; translated from the coding sequence ATGGGGAAAGCGACGGCACGAGTCAACGCTGACGGCTGCATGGCCGGGCCGACACCCGGTTGGCATCGCCGCATCGTGGTGCTCGCCCTGCCGATCGTGCTGGCGAATCTGTCGGTTCCGCTGCTATCGGCGGTCGATACGGCGGTTGCGGGGCATCTGCCGGACCAGGCGAGCCTCGGCGGCGTGGCCTTGGGCGGCCTGTTCTTCAACGCGATGATTTGGGGCCTGGGCTTCCTGCGCATGGCGACGACGGGGCTCGTGGCGCAAGCGCTCGGTGCCGGCAACGCCGAAGAAATGCGCCTCGTCCAGCTGCGGGCCCTGTTCCTGGCGATCCTGCTGGGGCTCGCAATCCTCATGCTCCGGCACCCGCTGATCGACGGCGCGCTCGATCTCCTGGGCGGCAGTGCTGCGGTCACGGAAGCCGCGCGGGCCTATTGCGATACCCGCATCTGGTCGGCGCCGGCGGCGCTCGCCAATTCCGTGGTGCTGGGCTACCTGCTCGGCACGCAGCGGGCGAAGCTCGGCTTCGGGCTGCAGCTCCTGCTCAATTTTTTCAACATGGTGCTCGCGATCGGGCTCGTCTATGGCCTCGGGCTGGGCGTTGCCGGCATCGGGGCCGCGACCGCGATGGCCGATGGGCTCGGCCTCGTGATCGGTCTCGGCGTGCTCTGGCGGCTCCGGCCGCATGGCCTGCCGCCGTTCGAGCCGTCGGTGCTCTGGGCCCGGGCGCCGCTCGTGCGGCTGTTCGGCATCAACCGCGACATCTTCCTGCGCACGGCCTGCCTGATCGGCGTCACGAGCCTCTTCGCGCGGCTGGGTGCGGGGCTCGGCGACACGGTGCTCGCCGGCAATGCCGTGCTTCTCAATTTCCAGACCTTCACGTCCTTCGGCCTCGACGGCTTCGCCTATGCCGCTGAGGCCCTGGTCGGCGTCGCGGTCGGCGCGCGGGATCGCTCGTCGCTCCGCGCGGCGAGCCGGATCTCGATGTTCTGGGCGGTGCTGAGCGCCGCCGGCTTCTCCCTCGCCTATCTCGCGGCTGGACCCATGGTCATCGATGGCCTGACCAATCAGGCAGTGGTGCGGGCGATCGCTCGCGATTATCTGCCCTGGGCGATCGTGCTGCCGGTTGTCTCGGTCTGGGGCTTCCAGTTCGACGGCATCTTCATCGGCGCCACGCGCGCCCGGGAACTGCGTAACGGCATGGTGGTCTCGCTCGCGGCGTTCCTCGCGGCGGCGTTCGCGCTGATGCCGATCGCCGGCAACCACGGGCTGTGGGGCGCCTATGCGCTGTTCATGGCGGTGCGCGGCATCTGTCTCGCCTGGTTCTACCCGCGCATCGGGGCCGAGTGGGGCGACCGGCCGCCGCAACCGGCGTTCGTCGAATAA
- a CDS encoding NAD(P)/FAD-dependent oxidoreductase, translating to MRITIVGAGIMGLTTAWSLAKRGHQVTLLEQGPAIPSPLAASGDQHRMIRRAYGGQSGYARLITEAYDAWDELWADLGTSHYVPAGILCVCQEPGDEADLFRQGFDAVGTPYERLVPDAAAERFRFLDAATFRYAFHTPEGGVLLCRAIAAGLATWLASKGVELRTGERVTGLDAERGRVMLGSGETLDADRVVVTAGAWTLRLLPELATDLKVYRTAVVYLDPPADLAPAWAAAPAILSIGGPSEGYVLPPVAGTGLKFGAGFMKRPADDPEADRTAKPGEGERLRDAFSPPLARVGDYRVRDVVTCAYTFTKDKTFYARHVGRVLAVSACSGHGYKFGAAVGRRVAEAVDGGETDRLRRWLRAELVAA from the coding sequence GCGCCGGCATCATGGGCCTCACCACCGCCTGGTCGCTGGCCAAGCGCGGTCATCAGGTGACGCTGCTCGAGCAAGGGCCGGCGATCCCGAGCCCGCTCGCGGCCTCCGGCGACCAGCACCGGATGATCCGCCGCGCCTATGGCGGGCAGAGCGGCTACGCTCGACTGATCACCGAAGCCTACGACGCCTGGGACGAGCTCTGGGCGGACCTGGGAACGTCCCACTACGTGCCGGCCGGCATCTTGTGCGTCTGCCAGGAACCGGGCGATGAGGCCGATCTGTTCCGCCAAGGCTTCGACGCGGTCGGCACGCCTTATGAGCGGCTGGTACCCGATGCCGCGGCCGAGCGCTTCCGCTTCCTCGATGCGGCTACCTTCCGCTACGCGTTCCATACGCCGGAAGGCGGCGTGCTCCTGTGCCGGGCGATCGCGGCCGGGCTCGCGACCTGGCTCGCGAGCAAGGGCGTCGAGCTGCGCACGGGTGAACGCGTGACCGGGCTCGATGCCGAGCGTGGGCGCGTCATGCTCGGTTCGGGCGAGACGCTCGATGCCGATCGCGTCGTCGTCACGGCCGGCGCCTGGACCTTGCGGCTGCTGCCCGAGCTCGCGACGGATCTCAAGGTCTATCGAACGGCGGTCGTCTATCTCGACCCGCCGGCCGATCTCGCCCCGGCCTGGGCGGCGGCCCCAGCCATCCTATCGATCGGCGGGCCGTCGGAGGGCTACGTCCTGCCGCCGGTGGCCGGCACCGGGCTCAAGTTCGGCGCGGGCTTCATGAAGCGGCCGGCGGACGATCCCGAGGCCGATCGGACGGCCAAGCCGGGCGAGGGCGAGCGGCTGCGCGACGCCTTCTCACCGCCGCTCGCGCGCGTCGGCGACTATCGCGTGCGCGACGTGGTGACCTGCGCCTACACCTTCACCAAGGACAAGACCTTCTACGCCCGGCACGTGGGGCGCGTCCTGGCCGTCTCAGCCTGTTCGGGCCACGGCTACAAGTTCGGCGCCGCGGTCGGGCGCCGGGTCGCGGAAGCGGTCGACGGCGGCGAAACGGACCGGCTCCGCCGCTGGTTGCGGGCGGAGCTGGTCGCGGCCTGA
- a CDS encoding spinster family MFS transporter, whose translation MAELDDTGATVATGAIVATTAEPSRAYAWYAVGVLVLAYAFSFLDRQVLSLLVEPIKRDLGLSDTEISLLQGFSFALFNALGGLPIGRLVDTGRRMTIIPIGIAFWSLATAGCGLVRGFAGLLLCRMAVGVGEASLTPSAYSVIADAVPRKRLGLALGIFSMGVHLGAGLAFVLGGALVASLSTGGGPDWPLVGRLHPWQATFVVVGLPGLLVAAWTATLREPARRGAGPTPLPLREVLAYFRANARSLTALMLCAAFASMTSYGVTAWSPSFLVRTFGWSIAEAGRSYGAIVIVCGMLGVVAGGLAGDRLVARGVRNGRLMVMAAASACALPFTVAAPLMSDPTTALLLMAPATFLGTVTIGTGPAALQEILPNRMRGLGTSLAVLVVNLIGLGLGPTLIALMTDYVIGDETQLRYSLALVPLATLTLSAACGLAALKPYLRSRALLDGFGAGS comes from the coding sequence ATGGCGGAACTCGACGACACGGGGGCGACCGTCGCGACAGGGGCGATCGTCGCGACAACGGCGGAGCCGAGCCGCGCCTACGCCTGGTACGCGGTCGGCGTCCTGGTCCTGGCCTATGCCTTCTCATTCCTCGACCGCCAGGTGCTGAGCCTGCTGGTCGAGCCGATCAAGCGCGACCTAGGACTCAGCGACACCGAGATCAGCCTGCTGCAGGGCTTCAGCTTCGCGCTGTTCAATGCGCTGGGCGGCCTGCCGATCGGGCGCCTCGTCGATACCGGCCGGCGGATGACCATCATCCCGATCGGCATCGCGTTCTGGAGCCTGGCAACCGCCGGCTGCGGGCTCGTGCGCGGCTTCGCGGGCCTGCTGCTCTGCCGCATGGCGGTCGGCGTCGGTGAGGCAAGCCTGACGCCGTCGGCCTATTCCGTCATCGCCGACGCCGTGCCGCGGAAGCGGCTCGGCCTGGCCCTCGGCATCTTCAGCATGGGCGTCCATCTCGGCGCCGGCCTCGCCTTCGTCCTGGGCGGCGCCCTCGTCGCATCCCTGTCGACGGGCGGCGGGCCGGATTGGCCCCTCGTCGGCCGGTTGCATCCCTGGCAAGCGACGTTCGTGGTGGTCGGCCTGCCGGGACTGCTGGTCGCGGCCTGGACCGCGACGCTACGCGAGCCGGCCCGACGTGGTGCCGGCCCGACGCCCCTGCCGCTCCGCGAGGTGCTCGCCTATTTCCGGGCCAACGCCCGGTCGCTCACGGCACTCATGCTCTGCGCCGCCTTCGCGTCGATGACGTCCTATGGCGTCACGGCCTGGAGCCCGAGCTTCCTCGTCCGGACCTTCGGCTGGAGCATTGCCGAGGCCGGCCGGTCCTACGGCGCGATCGTCATCGTCTGCGGCATGCTGGGCGTCGTTGCCGGCGGTCTCGCGGGCGATCGTCTCGTCGCGCGCGGCGTTCGCAATGGCCGGCTGATGGTCATGGCGGCGGCGAGCGCTTGCGCCCTGCCCTTCACCGTTGCGGCCCCGCTAATGAGCGATCCGACGACGGCGCTCCTGCTGATGGCACCGGCGACCTTCCTTGGCACGGTGACAATCGGCACCGGGCCGGCGGCCTTGCAGGAGATACTGCCGAACCGCATGCGCGGCCTCGGCACCTCGCTCGCGGTGCTCGTCGTCAACCTGATCGGCCTCGGTCTCGGGCCGACCTTGATCGCGCTCATGACGGATTACGTCATCGGCGACGAAACCCAGCTTAGATATTCGCTTGCCCTGGTCCCGCTCGCGACGCTGACGCTGTCCGCCGCCTGCGGTCTTGCCGCCTTGAAGCCCTACCTCCGAAGCCGCGCTCTGCTCGACGGCTTCGGGGCCGGGTCGTAG